The Cellulomonas sp. P24 genome contains a region encoding:
- the hpt gene encoding hypoxanthine phosphoribosyltransferase encodes MDPVDMGDDLAGVLLTEAQIAARLDELAAQIDQDYADKAVLVVGVLKGAVMVMADLVRRLHTPVQMDWMAVSSYGSGTKSSGVVRILKDLDTDLTGRHVLIVEDIIDSGLTLSWLLANLRSRGPESVEIATMLRKPDAAKVEVDVRYVGFDIPNEFVVGYGLDYAEKYRNLPFVGTLAPHVYSH; translated from the coding sequence GTGGACCCTGTTGACATGGGCGACGACCTCGCCGGCGTGCTGCTGACCGAGGCGCAGATCGCCGCGCGGCTCGACGAGCTCGCGGCGCAGATCGACCAGGACTACGCCGACAAGGCGGTCCTGGTCGTCGGTGTCCTCAAGGGTGCGGTCATGGTCATGGCCGACCTGGTGCGGAGGCTGCACACCCCGGTCCAGATGGACTGGATGGCCGTGTCGTCGTACGGCTCCGGGACCAAGTCGTCGGGCGTCGTGCGGATCCTCAAGGACCTGGACACGGACCTGACCGGTCGGCACGTGCTGATCGTCGAGGACATCATCGACTCCGGCCTCACCCTGTCGTGGTTGCTGGCGAACCTCCGGAGCCGTGGCCCGGAGAGCGTCGAGATCGCCACGATGCTCCGCAAGCCCGATGCGGCGAAGGTCGAGGTCGACGTGCGGTACGTCGGTTTCGACATCCCCAACGAGTTCGTCGTCGGCTACGGGCTGGACTACGCGGAGAAGTACCGGAACCTGCCGTTCGTCGGGACCCTGGCCCCGCACGTCTACAGCCACTGA